In Bos indicus isolate NIAB-ARS_2022 breed Sahiwal x Tharparkar chromosome 10, NIAB-ARS_B.indTharparkar_mat_pri_1.0, whole genome shotgun sequence, the DNA window GATACCACGTTATATTCAAAGATGCATCACAAGGCTCTCCATCAACTATAAAAGAAATCTCTGTGAATAAAAGATGATTTGATTGCCAAAGTATGTTTCCTAAATTATTACCCCATATCCCATTTCCTGCTAAACCAGGATACTTATAAGACCATCCTTTCTCCAAACAGAAGGTAATGAAGTAATAAATTTCAGTTGTCTATTATCATATAAATTTTTACTAAGCAAAGCACTTAAGTACACAAAGACACATGGCATTGTGTTAGGCCAAAGAGGGGAACAGAAGGGAACAAATTACTGAAGACTcttaaaaaaagtcttaaaaaagatTCTAGCTGAAGACTCAAGGAATAACAACATTGGAAATGTCACAAGacaataatggaaataatttcaCTGAGGGAAAACTTCAAAGTTTAACCCTTCAGAGACCTTAAATGGATACAGAAGAACTATCAACAAAAAGCAAACCTGGCTGAGGAAGGCAAGAATagcaaaagcaaagataaaagaaTATTAGATCCTTTTTAAAATCCACCTTAAGAGAAGCCTCAAGGAACCTCATGAAATCACATAAGTCTCACATAACTTATTAAACATAATTTGGAGAACAATATCCTAATGAACCAAAGCATAAGTCTGAAGACTTGGGAGTCTATTAGATTGTCATCCTGGGGGAAGTCAGTATTCCCTTTTATCTTTGTTtcagcagaaaatgaaaaaacatactAACCATACCTACTTTGTGCAAATGTTACAAAGGTAAACACAACTATATCTAGGAACCTACTTTTGGTTCTTAAGAAGCACACCTAAAATTAcaaccttttccttttctctgtttgaAGTGGTTTTCTCAAACTAATTTTTAAGTGGCACAATTTTATAAGGCTTaactaaaatacacagaaaatctgATGTGTTGAATAGAATTTATGGAAATGCTAAAAAGGATACTGCAATCTCTTTATGAACTACACAGAAGAATCAAGAGAAGGAATTAATTAAAAACCAGTAAGAAAAATCCCCTAAAAAGGAGATTTTCAGGGAAACGTGCCTGCAAAAATACTACTATTTATGTTAAAAGACATAGAATTTTAGGGTGACCACGcctcaaggcttgtgggatcttagtttcccaacaagGGATTCAAccctggcccttggcagtgaaagctcagagtcctaaacactggaccaccagggaattcccaagacatAGAACTTTAAATGAATGGCTTTAAGGGACAATGAAAATGGTCCTGCCAATTTCAAGGAAATCTATAGTGTACCATACCCATAAAAGCACAAAATCAGAGACAAGATTAAgtataagaaaacacagaagtaaTAAAGTGAAAGACAATTTTAAGCCTCAACTcctctaaaaacaaagaaacatcaACATTTCAAAATACGCAGCTTGGCTAAAAACCACTACAAAAACCATTAGAACAGAACACAGGTAAAAAGAAACCGTACATAATAAAAAGGACAGACTAGCACACAGGCTGTCAGGCTATTCCAAAAGACAAAATACTGCTATCCCTAAAAGCTCTTCTTTTCTAGTAAGAAAACCTCACAAGAAAGACCAGTGTGCCATAGTAGATTTGATTTAAATCAAACTTAAGTCATTAGCAAAGAGAtcatattttcatgaaaacaGTATATTCTTCACAGAAATTCTACCTGACCCCCCCGTCCCACTAGACTGTAAACTCACtaaaagaaaaagtcttttctatcacttcttttctaaaacagtgcctagcacattaATATGTGTTCAATAACTACTTACTAAatgattaaaagaataaaatcatccAACTATGACATAACTTTGCACTTTCACAAGGAGAAATATGCATAGGAACACACATGGACGTTCTGGATTTTTAGTCCTGATCTTGAAATGGAGCTGCCCATGATCATGCATTCTCTAAAAATAAAGCCAgtttcagaaataaaaggaagcttTTCTATAATAAACAATGGGGTATTCTCGATTCACATACAGTGGCTTTCCCACTGGACAGACTGGTTTTGTTCTACATAATCCCTATTTCCTGGTAATTATTGTTGAGCTTCCTCTTTCAAAGATCCAAGTGGTAAAATACTCCTTCTGCAAACAAGAGCTTTACTGAACATATTTGTGCAGAGCCAATGGTCTGACAAACCTAGGTCATATGTCCAATAAACTTCTAACAagcacacaaaaacaaactcagcagtTACCTCTATGACTCAGAACAGATTAAAACCCATGCAGTCGACCAAAACAACTTATCTACTATATACTGCAAACAccagaaaaacaagagaagaaaataaagttcacAGAAGTAAGTATTCTGAAGATTATTCAGTGAAGGACCTTAGTCACACTATACAAGTGTATACCTAGATAGTGCTGAACTATTAAATTTCAGAATTTATGTTGAGTGTCAATTATCAGAGGTAGAAAATAggtaatttaaaagtttaaagatcACTCAAAAACTCGAATAAAAACTTCATGAAATGCAAAAACTCACATTTCAGGAAGATAGTGGTATTTTTGAAGAGGATCTttccaaaactaaaataatttttcgCCTGCAAAGATAAAGGAGAGATAATTAGCATAAGTATCACCTTAATTCAGAAGGCAGAATATAACTGatacaaaaacataaatttataaaatgttgaaGTTAGTtttcttaacacacacacaagacatcAATATCCTTCCGTTTAGTAAAATCCAGTCATAACAAAACTGCAGGATTTTGCTGCTTGGTGCAGagacatgatttttttcccctcaggccATGAAGCAAGGAAGGCTTGCTAGAAGGAAGGCTACTAAAAATCCTAATCTAACTTCAATCTTTCTGGAAGGTATTTCTTAATCAGTTAATTCCCTTTACTCACTAATCACCGTCCAGAATAACCCTTCAGTGCTTCAAATAAACTATTCTATGAGCAGACAGCCAGGTTTAACTATCAACCATTTTACAAATAACATGTAAATACCTAAAACCGAGAGCCTGAAGATCTTCACAAAATGACCAAAAGATGTAATTCTTGCCCTATCAGAAGCTCAGAAAAGATTTAGACAATATGACCAGTTAGCAGAGCAGAACAAAAAGGCCACTGTGGTTTTAATAAGACTAATGCTTTTGGGCATTTCCAGCCAGCACCTGATCTGTCGGCTCACAGGACTACAGTTCTTACTCAAATGGGGTTTCGAAAGGGTGATAAAAGGCAGAAAGGATCAACCAATCTAGTCAACTGTCCTTAAGAAAGACTAACTTACCATAAGAAATTTTAGCATACTGTTTACTCCGTTTTGAACATTCTCATGTTAGAATACATCATTTTAAATGCCTAGGCTTCCCAATTACATGGCAGAGCTTAGATTAACCATTTCAAAGTCCAAACGAAATCAACCAACTTCGTAAGTAGAACTATCCATTAACAAAAAAGTGCAGAGGAAAACCCCAGAAAGATGTCTATTTACATATACCTCTCATCCAACCCGAGGTCACAAGATTCTGCAAAACTTCAGCTGAAAGAGAAACCATTCCCCACCTATACATCAAGTTTACAGGTCTCCAGTCTGTCAATGAAAAGTTCTCTGACTCTGCTAATAAGAAACCGATCCACAGCCACTCTGAGCTCCAGAAATGACCCTGACATTCCTGCTAATCTACCCACAGAAGCGCACGGCTTCCCGCTCCAGGGAGGTGAGTCCCCGTTAGGCAGCTACACCGACGTTACCGGCAATCCCACCCCTTTGGAAGCGGACTTTTGTGGAACCTTCATGGACTCCTTGGGCCGCCGTAGCCCCACCCCTCGTTCCTCCAGTCTCAGTTGTTCCTGAAGTGAACACTCACCGACGGTATCGGAATGTGCCACTTGGATCGCTCGGCAGCAGCGACAGGTGCCGGCCCTACACTGAAAAGCGACAATGGGGACGTTCGAGCACCTAGGAGAAGAAGAATGACAGGCACCACCTGCAGCCACGCAGCCACCGCCATCTTCACACCCGTGGAGTGCCTACCGAAAGCATTTCACCTTCTTCCGGTTCGTCCCGCCCTCTTCCGGCTCCGCTCTGGGGGCGGGATCATCCGGGTCCTCACAACCTCTGGGGGCTTGTTTGTTTTGCGACTCAGAGGCCCCGCCCTCAGGCAGTCGTCACGGCTTAGAGGCTTTAGACCTACTGCGCATGTGTCGTTCTGTCATGCTAGTCACCTTGGATTGTCAGGATGATCGCCAAAAGCTACCACTGAGACTGTCGGCCCTTCTCTCTCCTAACCCTTAAAAGGGTTTGGGGACCAGGGAAGAACCCAGTGTGGCGTTTGGCTTTCTCCTCCTTCCGTTCGCCCCAGTCCTCGTCCCTTCTGAGTCAAAATCAGACGCTGGGGCCAGAAGTCTGGGAAAGCCGTAAGTCTGGCTGCTTATTTATCGTGTAGCAGTGagttcttcggagaaggcaatggcaccccaccccagtactcttgcctggaaaatcccatggatggaggagcctggtaggctgcagttcatggggtcgctaagagtcggacacgactgagcgacttcactttcacttttcactttcatgcattggagaaggaaatggcaacccactccagtgttcttgcctggagaatcccagggacgggggagcctggtgggctgccgtctatggggtcgcacagagtcggacacgactgaagcgacgtagcagcagcagcagcagcagcgagttCTTAGATTTCTAGAAGTATTTAAGCAAGCACTGGAGTTTGGCAGTAGTGGAGTATAATCGATTCCTAAAATAGATGGTGTAATCGATAACCCCTTTTAAAAGCCCCTTCTAGTCCAGAAGAATATGATGTAGCGTTTGGCAGGAAAACATCAACCTCCAGCATCAACCGTCAGGCACTTCTACTCAAAACTGAAAGTCAGGAGAGGGCAGGTCCGTTTTCAGTATCTGTGGCGTGACCCTCAGTGAGGTAGATGTGCAGAAGCCTCGCTACAGTCCCGCAGGCCATCTCCATTTCCAGGTTCTCACGCTCTTGATTTTCATCCTCTAGGGCTCTTTGAGTACACGCCTCCTCCGCTGCAAAAACCTTTTTCGATTCCTAAGGGACGGAGCTCGTCACCAACCACTcataaccaagaaaaaaattgcCAAATAAATCTATGTAGAAACGCTAGCTGGAGTCTAGAAATCCCAGGAGAAAGTGTCGATTTGTCACTCCTTAAGGAGCTGCAAGTCCCAGAAACTTGGTGGTGAAGCGCTGGTTATTTAGAAAGACTGACAGTCTAGAAGACCGCCTGAAACCTGAGACCCTGTGAAGTGACTGGGAAGCCATGGAATCAGCTGAGAAAGAGGAAATCAGGTAAAGGTACAGTGGTCCAGCAGGAAATGACTCCAGGGTCTGCGGAGGCAGGGGATAGATAGTACCTGAAAACAGCATTCTGGATTTGAAGATTTTATTGAGTGATTGATTGCACATCTTATTTGCATGTTTTATGTTTGTGTACTTAATTTCTATCTTTCTCAATCCCCAGGGAATTAATTGATATAAATAGCCCCTTATGAAATACTTGCAGGATGGTTAACGAAACTGTGATCAGAACTCTTAATACATGAATTTCAAACATGCTGCTTTCCAAGTTCAGCTAAATACACCTCTTCCTATATCATTGCAGAGTTCATTCTTCAAAACTGAAAAGAGATTGCAAATTTCTCTAATCTTTACACACTTGATTAAAAGAAACGGTGACAAAGATTGAGTCAATGAAGGATTTGATTacttctgtgataaaccatggcCAAGGGTATTGTCTGGgctcattttcataatattttgaaattagtgTTCAGTCATAGCTTTCTACACAATCATGGACATGCTTATTACAGATATGTTCATTATGTGTCTCCATGAAAatcactgtggttttatttctttacttagaGCCAGTAGTTGTTTTAATTGGTGTATGTTAAATACATGTCCTGAAGTATATGTACATCTTGATCATGTTCTCTTCCAGAAACAGCTCTTTTGGAAactcagttttaaaaaacattggcCCCTAAATTGTCAGCATCATCTTAAAAAGCAAAGGATTTTCCTTCTTCATCTGTTTGTATGCTTATTCTAGCACCTTACGCATGCCTCTGTTATAGTGTTTGTCAGATTGATTTATGATGTTGGTTAGGATCTCAAAGAAAGCTTGAATACCGTCCTTCATATGTTCCTCACAGCCCAACACTAAGACAGAATATTCTGAAAGTACTTTGTTGAATAAACAGGTGGGTGGGTTGTTTTTATTGCTTtggtttgaggtttttttgtttttacttcttcagattttattgttttaatcatAGCCTtcagtcattatttttaaagaaccctTTCTCATAAGTGACAgtgctctttttcttttgctttcagagAAATCCCAGAACTTCATGTTTTGTTGTCTACCTTGGGTGGTTTACTAAAcaatattataaacatattatcGTATTATGTTATGGCCTTGACACAATTTGGTATCACAGTGATTTATGTCCCATGTTTATATTATAGTTAGAGAAGGTACAAAAATTGGATTCACACACCCAGTGTAaaacaaatttcttaaaatgtctttttatttagtGTTGAAGATGAAGCTGTGGATAAAAACGTTTTCAAAGACTGCAGCAAGATTGCTTTCTACAGGTAAGGAGAGGAAGTGTATGACCTAGGCAAAACAGTTCTAAAAAGATTTCAAAATTGatgtttattaaatttttgaGAACTGATAGACTTTCTGAGGAAAGAGTCAATTAGAAAATTCAGTGATCAAAGAGTTTATTGACAGGAGACATTGACTTTTACTACTTTAACTTActgttatattattttataattaatatgttactattaattataattaattatattgtatagttatatattataattaacaTTACTATGTTAATAAAtccactatttttaaaatcagtgtttttaaactaatattaaatttttgaatctttgaagaaataatactTCTACATGGTTCAAAAATCAAATACTATGAAAAGAAACACATTGAAGAGTTACTCTCATTCCTGTCCCCTTTCACACCACTGCACACCTTCCCCGTAAGTAACCAggtttattcatttcttatttctccttccaGTATTTCTTTTAGTGAATGCATATATTCTTATATCACAACTATTCTTACACCATGTAGCTTTCTATCTATGCATGTAtgatcagtcacttagttgtgtctgactctttgagacccccatgaactgtagctcaccaggcttttctgtctatggaattttccaggcaagaatactagaatgggttgccatttcatactcgaggggatcttcctgacccagggatcaaacccgtgtctcctacctctttttttccccctgcttaaTAATTTATTCTGAAGGGCTCTGCAAGAATACATGGAGGCTGTCCTTTTCACAGTCCATTGGgtaaattatattataatttattcagTCTCTTTCCTCTTGCTAGactttgggttgttttcagtcttttgctATAATGTCACTGCCACAGGAAAAAGCTATACatatatcaggacttccctggtggtccaacggttaagactctatgctcccaatgcagggggcatggattcaatccctgctcaggtgatcccacatgccacatggtatggtgtggccaaaaacaaaagaaagctatGCATATGTCATTTCCTACACATGCAGGTCTATTTATACGATGAAtttccagaagtgggattactaagtcaaagaataaatttgaaattttcacTATTACTAGGTATCCCTCCATAGAGATTGTGTCATTTTATACTCCCGTCACCAGTTTATGATTGCCTGTTTTCCCAGAgcctcaacaaatatttctttaaaatctttttttttttttgagtgtctaCCCCTATGTGGTCCTAAAACTGAAGTCAACAAACATTATATCATACAACTCTCCAATTTATTCACACTACTCTAGAGGTAGAAAGATCATATCATTTTAATTCTGAACAGGCACCTTAGAAGGAATTCTATAGTGAACTCCTGGTCACCTTGTCAGACCACTAGATTATATTGGATTTCCACTAGAATTTATTAATAAGTTTCTATTAAAGTGTATGTTTcatggaaagagggagagaaatcaACAAGCTAACAAATGTCACCTATGCAAACTGccccttgggatttccctggtaggccagtggttaagacttaatgttcccaaagcagggaacactgattcaatccctggttggggaactaagatcccaccaaaaaaaacctGCCCCACCTTCTCAATAAAGGGGACAAAATACCATCCTTGAGCAGTGTTATGGTGAACAATTTTACTAGACTCTTATTTTGTTAATTGTATTAGCACTCGTTAATTTTATTAGCTCTCTAAAGTACTTCTGTTAGTGCTTTATTGAAGTACTAATATACTGCCTGTGCCCAGTTCACTTATTATTGAAGTGAAATCTTAATAACTTCCACATGGTAATATAGTCTTTTGGAGGCTGAGTCACAAATCATTCTCGGGCATCTGTGTATTTCCTATCTGCAGGCGTCAGAAACAGCTGCTCTCCAAGAAGTCTACCTACCGGGCATTACTGGACTCAGTCACACCAGGCGAAGACAGTGCCAGGTTCCAAATCATCAACGAACCAGCAAaggtaagaaaaaatattttctacagaCAATTCTTTGTTTCTATATGTATTTGGGTTGAATGAAGTGAATTTCTACAAAGCCTAGTTAAACTATGTTTGcttcaaaaataaactttgtgAGAGAAGTCATGCTATCTCTTTACTATCTTCACAATGTTACTTTAAAAGTCATATGACTGTCAACATATAGATTGCCTTGTAGCAGATGCTTTCTTagatgttttacaaatattatttccttttaattaaacTTTAGAAAATATCCAAGAAGTACATTGTATTGTCCCCAATTTttagataaggaaattgaagtcTAAAAGACCACCCGCCCAGAGTCATAGCTAGTAACCAGAATTTTCACCTGTGACTGTAGACTCTGTCAAGTACCTGTGCTCTTTCTATCACTGTTAACACAATTTATACTTAAGCAAGGCCCAGATTCAGTGACTGTCCAAACCTCAACATGTGAGTGAACAAGAGGAACGATGGTCTCTGCTGTTGAATAAGTCTCAAATGTTCCCTTAGCAAAGCTGCTTCACTCACAGATCACCACAGTTCTTACATACTGAAACATTAGAACAGTGTCCTAAGTGCTTTTTCTCATGTCGGGTTTTCACACTACTTCCCATGGGCCAGTCACAGAGGAAGTGCTGTGGGCTGAGCTCAGAAGTGTGGCTGAGCTCACAAGTAGCTGATGCTTCCAACTTGACCCTCGCTTCAGATCTTTTCCCATCTTCTAAAGGTGTCCTAAGCTTCTAAGGCCTCCCAGACCAATCTGGTTTAATTGGTAATTCACTGAAGAACATAGGTAAAGACATGCAGTCTCGGTGCCATGCCAGCTTAGATAGTAACTCCATCAGCTCCCTAACAAAGCCCAGTTCTGCGGAGCAGACTGAGAAGACATCCCCACTTTCACTGCAGCGTTGTGAGCAAGCTCCCTGTGGTGCTGTGTCACGTGCTGTGCAGCATTACACCAAGGAATCCCCTCAGAGAAGACAGAACCAAAACTGCCCCACAACATTAGGGCATTCTCTGTAACATTTGTAAGGCCTTTAACTTAcccttcccttgtagctcagttggtaagtaATCTGCCTtcagtacaggagacccgggtttgatccctggatcggaaagatcccctggagaaggaaatgcaacccacaccagtatccttgcctggaaaatctcatggacacaggggcctggtgggctgcagtccatggggtcgcaaagagtcaggcacaactgagtgactaatatttaCTTACAGTTAACTTagccagtgaagtgaagtggaagtgttagtcactcagtcatgcccaactctttgtgacgccatggactatatagcctgccagactcctctgtgcatgggattctcc includes these proteins:
- the GANC gene encoding neutral alpha-glucosidase C isoform X5, yielding MESAEKEEISVEDEAVDKNVFKDCSKIAFYRRQKQLLSKKSTYRALLDSVTPGEDSARFQIINEPAKSVCKFSPETTLLAAFPRMQGNL